In Apus apus isolate bApuApu2 chromosome 25, bApuApu2.pri.cur, whole genome shotgun sequence, the following proteins share a genomic window:
- the PSMB3 gene encoding LOW QUALITY PROTEIN: proteasome subunit beta type-3 (The sequence of the model RefSeq protein was modified relative to this genomic sequence to represent the inferred CDS: deleted 1 base in 1 codon) — MVSTGSGPGGLVSPGSGLGGLSIMSYNGGAVMAMRGRGCVAIAADRRFGIQAQTVTTDFQKIFPMGERLYIGLAGLATDVQTVAQRLKFRLNLYELKEGRQIKPQTFMSMVSNLLYERRFGPYYTEPVIAGLDPITHEPFICSLDLIGCPMVTDDFVVSGTCSEQMYGMCESLWEPDMEPEHLFETISQAMLNAVDRDAISGMGVVVHIIEKDKITTRTLKARLD; from the exons ATGGTGAGCACCGGGAGCGGGCCGGGGGGGCTGGTGAGCCCCGGGAgcgggctgggggggctg TCGATCATGTCGTACAAC GGGGGGGCCGTCATGGCCatgcggggccggggctgcgtGGCCATCGCCGCCGACCGGCGCTTCGGCATCCAGGCCCAGACCGTGACCACGGACTTCCAGAAGATTTTCCCTATGGGAGAAAGACTCTACATCGGGTTGGCAGGACTGGCCACGGACGTGCAGACAGT AGCCCAGAGGCTGAAGTTCAGGCTGAATCTCTATGAGctgaaggaaggcaggcagatTAAACCTCAGACTTTCATGAGTATGGTTTCCAATCTGCTCTACGAGAGACG GTTTGGACCTTACTACACAGAACCAGTCATTGCTGGGCTGGACCCCATCACACACGAGCCTTTCATCTGCTCCCTGGACCTGATCGGCTGCCCCATGGTGACCGACGACTTCGTGGTCAGTGGCACCTGCTCTGAGCAGATGTATGGGATGTGTGAGTCCCTCTGGGAGCCTGACATG GAACCTGAACACCTCTTCGAAACCATCTCGCAGGCCATGCTGAATGCTGTGGACAGAGATGCCATCTCTGGCATGGGGGTGGTGGTGCACATCAT AGAGAAGGACAAGATCACCACCAGGACCCTGAAAGCTCGGCTGGACtag
- the PCGF2 gene encoding polycomb group RING finger protein 2: protein MHRTTRIKITELNPHLMCALCGGYFIDATTIVECLHSFCKTCIVRYLETNKYCPMCDVQVHKTRPLLSIRSDKTLQDIVYKLVPGLFKDEMKRRRDFYAAYPVAEVPNGSNEDRGEVSEQDKGNLTDDEIVSLSIEFYEGSREEKKGTVENGDLEKEKRSGVRFLRCPAAMSVMHLAKFLRNKMDVPSKYKVEVLYEDEPLKEYYTLMDIAYIYPWRRNGPLPLKYRVQPACKRLKLSQPVTSECTNTSGASECESGSDKAHSPATLPATSSSLPSPATPSHGSPSSTTGSGPGTGTGPGTALNGTSNCHPLPPAGGRCRKTTVNGSTTSSLS from the exons ATGCACAGGACCACCAGGATAAAGATCACCGAGCTCAACCCCCACCTGATGTGTGCCCTGTGCGGCGGCTACTTCATAGACGCCACCACCATCGTGGAGTGTCTGCACTCCT TCTGCAAAACCTGCATCGTTCGCTACCTGGAGACCAACAAGTACTGCCCCATGTGTGATGTTCAAGTGCACAAAACCAGACCCCTCCTCAGCATCAG GTCGGACAAAACCCTGCAGGACATAGTGTACAAACTGGTCCCGGGGCTTTTCAAAG ATGAGATGAAGAGGCGGCGCGACTTCTACGCAGCGTATCCGGTGGCAGAGG ttcCCAACGGGTCCAATGAAGATCGTGGGGAAGTCTCTGAGCAGGACAAAGGGAACCTGACGGACGACGAGATCGTCAGCCTGTCCATAGAGTTTTATGAAGGCTCCAG agaggagaagaaagggacTGTGGAGAACGGGGacctggagaaggagaag AGGAGCGGGGTGCGGTTCCTGCGCTGTCCCGCCGCCATGAGCGTCATGCACCTGGCCAAGTTCCTCCGCAACAAGATGGACGTTCCCAGCAAGTACAAG GTTGAAGTCCTCTATGAAGATGAGCCCCTGAAGGAGTATTACACCCTGATGGACATCGCCTACATCTACCCCTGGAGGAGG AACGGGCCCCTGCCGCTGAAATACCGCGTCCAACCCGCCTGCAAGCGGCTCAAACTGTCCCAGCCCGTCACCTCCGAGTGCACCAACACCAGCGGCGCCTCCGAGTGCGAATCGGGCAGCGACAAAGCGCACAGCCCGGCCACGCTGCCCGcaacctcctcctccctgcccagccccgcaACCCCGTCCCACGGCTCACCCAGCTCTACCACCGGCAGCGGCCCCGGTACAGGTACCGGCCCCGGTACCGCCCTCAACGGCACCTCGAACTGCCACCCGCTGCCTCCCGCCGGCGGCCGGTGCCGCAAAACGACAGTGAACGGCAGCACAACCTCCAGCCTGAGCTAA
- the CISD3 gene encoding CDGSH iron-sulfur domain-containing protein 3, mitochondrial codes for MALPSPAALVTLMRAAKGRGGWEGVRRCRHPPGIWQVLRFSSASPVIAAKEPFPVELKAGKKYAWCSCGHSKNQPFCDGAHKRAAPGLSPLRFTPEEDRTAWLCGCKRTRTPPYCDGTHKEEAVQGAQSPPKP; via the exons ATGGCGCTGCCGAGCCCGGCTGCGCTTGTGACACTGATGAGAGCCGCAAAGGGCAGGGGGGGATGGGAGGGTGTCCGCAGGTGCCGGCACCCCCCGGGGATTTGGCAGGTCCTTCGTTTCTCCTCCGCCTCCCCGGTGATCGCCGCCAAGGAGCCGTTCCCGGTGGAGCTGAAGGCGGGGAAGAAATACGCGTGGTGCAGCTGCGGGCACAGCAAGAACCAG CCCTTTTGTGACGGCGCCCACAAGCGAGCGGCCCCGGGGCTCTCCCCGCTGCGCTTCACCCCCGAGGAGGACAGGACTGCCTGGCTCTGTGGGTGCAAACGCACCCGAACCCCCCCCTACTGCGACGGCACCCACAAGGAGGAGGCGGTACAGGGCGCCCAGAGCCCCCCAAAACCCTGA